The DNA segment CATGTCTCCCATATAAGCTGAGATATGCAGTCTTTAAGAAGTCGCTGTTCTTATTCATTTGAGATATCTGAGACTCGTCTGACCACTGGTTATATTCAGCGGTTACTGTCCTTATGTGGTGAAAAGGGTTTTTTTCTCCCAATCTGATCAGCAGGTCGTGGTCCTCATAGAGTTCAAAGCTTCCATCGAAACCGCCTATCGCTACAAGGAGAGCCCTATCAAACAACAAACATATCAAGGGAATACAATTCTCAAAAATAAATGTGTTGTACCTAAAATCATGAGAGTATATAAGCTCTTTTCTTTTTATTCTCATTTCTTGCGACAGCGGGTCATATTCCTTGTATACCATTAAAGAGTCAGTATATGCGACTTTGAAATCACTTTGTTCCAGATAACTCACAAGCGTCTCCACGTGCTCGGGATAGAGCTCGTCATCGTCATCTAAGAATCCGACGTATTCCCCCTTCGTGTTCTCGATCCCGACATTTCCGGCATGGGCACGACCCATGTTTTTTTCAAGCCTCTGATAATTGAGGGACACATCTCCGAGGATGGTCTTGATTTCGTCCAGATCGAGGTCACAGCCGCCGTCGTTCACAAGGACGACTTCTATGGGGCGATAGGTCTGAGACGCGATACTCTCCAATGCTCGCCTTAGGAGCTTCGGCCTGTCTTTGGTCCTGACGATTATCGAAACCAGGGGTTTATCACTCGTATTATTCATGTTGCGGTCTTATTTCTCACTTTTCCATGTTACAGAAGGTTTATGGGAAATATATCCGTGAAATCTGGCTACCACGTGTCTCTGTATTTTACAAGAATTTAGGCGGAAAATGCTTGAAAACCTGCTCGTTTTATTCCTCACCACCTCATGAAAAGCCTCTTCATATTCCTCCACTCCCCTGCGGGGTCTTTCGCCTCTTCGAACTCGAAGTCTCTGTAGGTCTTTATCGCGAGCCCACCGTCCGCTCCGGAAGCTCCGGACAACGTTTCAGATACCTTTATCGCCCCATCCCTGTCGGTCCGGTAAATCTTTCGCCCACTGAGCCTTTCGAGCGTACCCGGATGTGGATGGCCGTATTTGTTATATCTCCCGACGCTGATCACCGCTATTTCAGGTGATACCGCTCGCAAAAAATCTTCCGTGGTCGAAGTGCCGCTTCCGTGATGGGAAACCTTGAGAACGTCGCTTACGAGCAGTCGCCCGAAATGCACCATGTCTTCCTCCGCCTCAGCCGCGGTGTCGGCAGTGAAAAGGAAGGACTTCTTTCCGGTCAGCTTCAGCACGAGGGAGTCATTGTTTTCGGAGACCGCATCGGTGCCGTGAACAGTATAGAAACCCTTGTAGGGATGAAGGATCTGGAGCCGCAGGCTGTCGAAGGTTATCTCATCACCGCGTTCAAACGAACGGTGTGTCACGTCCCTGAGAGAACCGGCGGGGAAGGTGAGTAGCCCGTTGTCCCAGACCTCCCTGACCCTGAAGTTCTTCATGAGACGAAAGGTGCCGCCGGAGTGATCATCATCCGCGTGGGTAATGATGAGCGCATCGACTGTCCTCTTGCCGAGATATCTGAGAAATCCATCAGGTTCTTTCCCGGTTCCTCCGGTGTCGAGAATAAGGGTCTTTCCCGATGGGGTCTCTATTACCGCAGAATCCCCCTGTCCGACATCGAGATAGGTTACCGAAGCGCCCTTTTGTCCTGAAAAGACTGGTGCGATTGCTATACCGGCCCCGATGCAGGCGAGGGCTATCCCGTATCGTTTCCTGCCGAAGAAGAAGACGATGCATCCGGCGTAAAAGGCTAAGACCGCCGCAACCGGAATGGCCGGAATCTTTATGTCCGCAAAAGGTATCGAGGCGAAGAACTTCACCGTTTTCAGGGATAGGCCTGAAATCGACTGAATGAGTGACTGAAAGGGATAATGGCCCGAGAGGATGAAGATGAATGTCGAGAGGAGTGAAAGGGGCACGAGAACGAAACCGATGAAAGGCGTCACAAAGAGGTTCGAAACCGGTGAGAGTATCGAAAAATAATGGAAGTAAAATATCACGAGCAGGGCTGTTCCCAGAGAAGCTGAGAGGGAGACCATCATCGTATTCTTCAGGACAGCCGAGACGCGTCTCCACAATCCGCTTTGCCGGCGGGTCTCCTCCCGCTCTCCCACGGAAAGGCCGATGAACAGAACAGCGAGGAAGGAGAGTTGAAAGGATATGTCCAGAATGGAGACCGGGTCCCAGAGGACTATGAGGAAGGCCGCAAAGAGAAGGGAGTTCAGCCAGAACCCCTTCCTGCCGATGAGAAGACCGGCGAGGAAGATCGTAATCATGATGAATGACCTCACTGCGGGAATGCTGTAACCGGAGATGAGGAGGTACAGCAGCATAAAGGGCAGCGAGAGGAGGGCAGATGCCTGTGACGGCGTGAGGTAGAGGGTGAACCTCTGGAGGAGCCGGTACGGCATGAGGTTAATCAAGAGCCTGAACATTCCGAAGAGGAGCATCGAAAAGAGTCCGAAGTGTGTGCCCGAGATGCTCAGGAGGTGAGCGAGGCCCGTCGTATTGAAGGCGTTCCTCACATCTTCGCTCATCCAGGATCTTTCGCCGGTGGTGAGGGACGCAACGAGGGCGCCCGAATCAGGATCGAATGCCTCTCTCAAGTAGAGGTTCAGCCGGTCTCTCTTCTCCTCCAGTCTTTCGTAGAGCGTGGAGCGGTCAGGCATCTCGGCCTTCTCGATGCCGGCGAGATACGCATAGAGTCTCTCCCCTCCGAAAGCGCCCGGGTTAAGCCGTGACGCATCTTTGCCGAGTTTTGCCGATAGCGTATATCGCGCCCCCCTCGAGAGGCCCTCGTCGGAAATGATGTTCATCTCCTTGCCTTCAAGGGCCTTTATCTCTATACCGGTGTCTGCGTCGGCGGCCGAAAGAATGCTCACCTTTCCGCTAGACCTTCCTCAGGATAGTGGATGGGATAGCTCTTCGGCCGTGCAAGCCATGATGACCATTCTGCCGCTGAAGGGGGAGAGGTCAGTCGGAGGGCTATATCGGAACATCGCGTACAGGAAACCAATAACGATAACCGGTAGAAGGAGGGGTCTTTTTGTGAGGAAGAGAAATGCCGCCGCTGCTACCGCTATGATAATCGTTGAGATGGGGAAGAAACGGAAAAGGGGGAAGAGTGCGACCCCGGAGAGAAATGAAAGGAAGAGATACATCAGGCCGACATCTTCTTCTTTATCACCCCGGCGATCTCCTTTGCCCATTTTTCTGCGAGCCGTTCCTCATCCGCCTCGACCATCACCCGCACTTTGGGCTCCGTGCCGGACGGTCTCACGATGACCCTTCCCCTTCCGTCGAGGCTGCCTTCGGCATCCCTCACCGCCTCCAGGACCTCAGGAACTGATTTCATGTCAGTCTTCTTCTCGACGGGCACATTGATGAGCACCTGCGGATAGAGCGTAATGCCGGCCACCAGCCGGGAAAGGGGGGTTGCCTCCTTCTTCATCATCGAGAGGACGTGAAGTGCGGTTATGGGGCCATCACCTGTTGTGTTCCCGTAGAGACAGATAATGTGCCCTGACGGCTCTCCGCCCAGGACATACCCTTCCCGGGACATCTTTTCTGCAACAAACCGGTCCCCTACCTTTGTCCTGAACATCCTGATGCCCTCTTCGGCGAGGTAGTTTTCGAGCCCGAGGTTGGACATGACCGTCGAGACGACGGCATCACCCTTCAGTAATGCCTTTTTTTTGAGCTGCACGGCCCAGAGGCCCAAAAGTTTGTCACCGTCCACAAGGCAGCCTTTCTCGTCGCACATGAGTGTCCTGTCCGCATCCCCGTCATGCGCTATCCCCGCATCGGCCTTATGGGCCCTTACGGCCTTGAAGAGAGACTCCATATGGAGCGTTCCGCAGCCTTCATTGATGTTGATGCCGTCAGGCCTGTCATGTATCGCAATAACATCAGCCCCCAGCTCCCGCAAAACCCATGGAGTCACCTTGTATGCGGCCCCGTTTGCGCAGTCCACAACCACCTTCAGCCCTTCAAGGGTGCTCCCGCGGGCTATCGTCGACTTGATATACTCGATATACCTTCCCGTTGCGTCGTCGAGCCTGAACGCCTTCCCGATATCAGCGCCCGAAGGTCTTCGCGAGCCGAGGCCGTCATCAACAACGAGCTCTTCTATCCTCTGCTCCAGCTCGTCGGGAAGCTTACAACCGTCCGACGAAAAAAACTTTATACCGTTGTCCTCGAAGGGATTATGAGAAGCCGAGATGACGACACCCGCATCCGCCCGCAGCGCGCGAGTGAGGAAGGCAATTCCGGGAGTCGGAAGGGGGCCGGTGACGGTAACATTCATCCCCATGGAACAGATACCCGACGTCAGCGCACTCTCGATCATATACCCTGATAGTCTTGTATCCTTTCCGATGAGGACCATGTTCCTGCCGTGTTTCTTTCTCAGAACCCTTGCAGCGGCCATCCCTATCCTCAGGACGTTCTCGGGCGTCATGGGCGGCCTGTTCGTCTTCCCCCTCACTCCATCCGTTCCAAAGAGCCTCACTTTCCCCTCCTCGCTATCCTGACGTTCACATCGACCTTATCAGTCTTCGTCCGTATATTCCTGCCTGAAAGGGCGATCTCGGTTTCCTGCCTGAAGTCCTCATTCAAGCCGGTAATATCGACCGGCTCGGTCCTCAGATAGCCGACCTTGCCAACCTCTGACTGCGCACCTTCTATGACGACATCGGCGGGTTTCACTTCCACCGACTTCACGTAGGATCCCCTCTCGGGCTCACCGGTGATAACGGGGCGCACGGCGACTCTTTTCGTAACGGTCCTCTCAAAAACGACCTTCGCCGAGGAGGGCTCTATCTTTACAACGGTAACGGTAGGAGGGAGCCTGACGTCATCGTTTCTTATCGCAAACACCCCTTCACCCTCCTTCGCCTTGGCGACATCGACGGAGACGGTCACATCTCCCTGCCTCACATTCTTCAGGAGACTCTCGTGCCCCCTGATGACGATGCTCGCAGATTTCGCTACAGATTTTGAGATCTCGATGCCCGCCGGGAGATTAATGTATTGTATCGGAACCTCAAGCGCTATCTCTGTCTGCCCCCGTGATGAGACGAAAAACCATAGGAATATCGCAAGCAGGAGAGCCGACAGCTTCAGGGAAAGATTTCCGAAGAGGAGTCTTCGTATCATCTCGTCTTTTGCCTCCCCAGCGTCTTCTGCGAACTCTTCTTCTTGCTCGTCGTAAAGAGTTCCGTCAGGATATCCCGCAAGGTCCCCATATCGACAGGCGAATCGAGCTTGCCCGATATAGCTACGGCTATATTCCCTGTCTCCTCGGACACGATAAGAGCGATGGCATCCGTCTCTTCGGTAAGCCCGATGCCGGCGCGATGTCTGGTGCCCAACGCCTTGCTCACCTCTGTGTTCAGAGAGATCGGGAGAAAACATCCTGCCGCAACTATCCTGTTGCCCCGGATGACGACGGCACCGTCATGAATCGGAGACGTCGGATGGAATATCGTCATGAGGATCTCCCTCGAGACTTTTGCATCGAGGAGCGTTCCCATCTCCACGAAATCCTTCAGACTCGTATCCCTCTCGATCACCATGAGAGCGCCGATCTTCCTGTTCGCGAGGGCCACCGCGGCTTTCACAATCTCATCGAGGGACTTCAGTTCCTCCGCCGAGGTGAATTGAAAGAACCTGGCTTCACCCATCTGTGCCAGTGCCCTCCTGATTTCCGGCTGAAAGAGCACGACGAGGACTATCACGATCTGGACCCAGAGGCTCTGTATCAT comes from the Thermodesulfovibrionales bacterium genome and includes:
- a CDS encoding glycosyltransferase family A protein; translated protein: MNNTSDKPLVSIIVRTKDRPKLLRRALESIASQTYRPIEVVLVNDGGCDLDLDEIKTILGDVSLNYQRLEKNMGRAHAGNVGIENTKGEYVGFLDDDDELYPEHVETLVSYLEQSDFKVAYTDSLMVYKEYDPLSQEMRIKRKELIYSHDFRYNTFIFENCIPLICLLFDRALLVAIGGFDGSFELYEDHDLLIRLGEKNPFHHIRTVTAEYNQWSDESQISQMNKNSDFLKTAYLSLYGRH
- a CDS encoding DNA internalization-related competence protein ComEC/Rec2, whose product is MSILSAADADTGIEIKALEGKEMNIISDEGLSRGARYTLSAKLGKDASRLNPGAFGGERLYAYLAGIEKAEMPDRSTLYERLEEKRDRLNLYLREAFDPDSGALVASLTTGERSWMSEDVRNAFNTTGLAHLLSISGTHFGLFSMLLFGMFRLLINLMPYRLLQRFTLYLTPSQASALLSLPFMLLYLLISGYSIPAVRSFIMITIFLAGLLIGRKGFWLNSLLFAAFLIVLWDPVSILDISFQLSFLAVLFIGLSVGEREETRRQSGLWRRVSAVLKNTMMVSLSASLGTALLVIFYFHYFSILSPVSNLFVTPFIGFVLVPLSLLSTFIFILSGHYPFQSLIQSISGLSLKTVKFFASIPFADIKIPAIPVAAVLAFYAGCIVFFFGRKRYGIALACIGAGIAIAPVFSGQKGASVTYLDVGQGDSAVIETPSGKTLILDTGGTGKEPDGFLRYLGKRTVDALIITHADDDHSGGTFRLMKNFRVREVWDNGLLTFPAGSLRDVTHRSFERGDEITFDSLRLQILHPYKGFYTVHGTDAVSENNDSLVLKLTGKKSFLFTADTAAEAEEDMVHFGRLLVSDVLKVSHHGSGTSTTEDFLRAVSPEIAVISVGRYNKYGHPHPGTLERLSGRKIYRTDRDGAIKVSETLSGASGADGGLAIKTYRDFEFEEAKDPAGEWRNMKRLFMRW
- the glmM gene encoding phosphoglucosamine mutase, producing the protein MRLFGTDGVRGKTNRPPMTPENVLRIGMAAARVLRKKHGRNMVLIGKDTRLSGYMIESALTSGICSMGMNVTVTGPLPTPGIAFLTRALRADAGVVISASHNPFEDNGIKFFSSDGCKLPDELEQRIEELVVDDGLGSRRPSGADIGKAFRLDDATGRYIEYIKSTIARGSTLEGLKVVVDCANGAAYKVTPWVLRELGADVIAIHDRPDGININEGCGTLHMESLFKAVRAHKADAGIAHDGDADRTLMCDEKGCLVDGDKLLGLWAVQLKKKALLKGDAVVSTVMSNLGLENYLAEEGIRMFRTKVGDRFVAEKMSREGYVLGGEPSGHIICLYGNTTGDGPITALHVLSMMKKEATPLSRLVAGITLYPQVLINVPVEKKTDMKSVPEVLEAVRDAEGSLDGRGRVIVRPSGTEPKVRVMVEADEERLAEKWAKEIAGVIKKKMSA
- a CDS encoding CdaR family protein, giving the protein MIRRLLFGNLSLKLSALLLAIFLWFFVSSRGQTEIALEVPIQYINLPAGIEISKSVAKSASIVIRGHESLLKNVRQGDVTVSVDVAKAKEGEGVFAIRNDDVRLPPTVTVVKIEPSSAKVVFERTVTKRVAVRPVITGEPERGSYVKSVEVKPADVVIEGAQSEVGKVGYLRTEPVDITGLNEDFRQETEIALSGRNIRTKTDKVDVNVRIARRGK
- the cdaA gene encoding diadenylate cyclase CdaA, coding for MEIIRQIRLWDIIDIVLVAIILYRFLLIIKGTKAVQMLIGLGVLLLASLLSGYFELYTVNWMIQSLWVQIVIVLVVLFQPEIRRALAQMGEARFFQFTSAEELKSLDEIVKAAVALANRKIGALMVIERDTSLKDFVEMGTLLDAKVSREILMTIFHPTSPIHDGAVVIRGNRIVAAGCFLPISLNTEVSKALGTRHRAGIGLTEETDAIALIVSEETGNIAVAISGKLDSPVDMGTLRDILTELFTTSKKKSSQKTLGRQKTR